From a single Herbiconiux sp. SALV-R1 genomic region:
- the rpmG gene encoding 50S ribosomal protein L33 produces the protein MAKQQDVRPIIKLRSTAGTGYTYVTKKNRRNDPDRLVLKKYDPVIRKHVDFREER, from the coding sequence ATGGCAAAGCAGCAGGACGTCCGTCCCATCATCAAGCTCCGCTCGACGGCGGGCACCGGTTACACCTACGTGACCAAGAAGAACCGTCGCAACGACCCCGACCGCCTCGTGCTGAAGAAGTACGACCCGGTCATCCGCAAGCACGTCGACTTCCGAGAGGAGCGGTAA
- the rpmB gene encoding 50S ribosomal protein L28, with protein MAAVCQVTGAVPGFGHNISHSHRRTKRRFDPNVQKKTYYVPSLRRNVTLTLSAKGIKVIDARGIEAVVKDIQARGIKL; from the coding sequence ATGGCAGCAGTGTGCCAGGTGACAGGAGCCGTTCCCGGCTTCGGTCACAACATCTCGCACTCGCACCGTCGCACCAAGCGGCGCTTCGACCCGAACGTGCAGAAGAAGACGTACTACGTGCCGTCGCTTCGCCGTAACGTCACCCTGACGCTGTCCGCCAAGGGCATCAAGGTCATCGACGCTCGTGGCATCGAGGCCGTCGTCAAGGACATCCAGGCTCGGGGGATCAAGCTCTAA
- a CDS encoding M23 family metallopeptidase, producing MTRRPLLLIPVAVAALLLAACTPGSAPVPATEPVSDDSTPSSGDATTDATTASDDPFTPVIARVLSTPRPVPATDGLVHLAYELYLSNVTTQTATIESIDVLDGKGQSLERLDGDEVVPWVHVSGTTEPGRVIGPGQGALVWLDVTVDSMDDVPAKLAHDVTFGFDPAAPPVITPEMTERLASTEVDREAPVVIAPPLRGDGWLNGNSCCAVTPHRGAVNPIGGSYHAPERYAIDYVQLDSEGSFVTGPVDELSSYPYFGADILAVGDGPIVSMRFDLPEQKPGANPTGLTVDEYGGNHVVQQLGDGVYAFYAHLQPGNPAGVEVGQRLSTGDIIGLLGNTGNTDSPHLHFHLMDSPSPLGSNGVPFVFDDFRLAGEITADDLFANLSAGGPFQLATGDRGERHDLYPLWLTVTDYAGE from the coding sequence ATGACCCGACGCCCTCTTCTCCTCATCCCGGTCGCCGTGGCAGCGCTGCTGCTGGCGGCCTGCACCCCGGGCTCCGCACCCGTTCCGGCGACGGAGCCGGTATCAGACGACAGCACCCCCTCGAGCGGTGACGCGACGACCGACGCCACCACCGCATCCGACGACCCTTTCACCCCGGTGATCGCGCGGGTGCTCAGCACGCCCCGCCCCGTGCCGGCCACCGACGGCCTGGTGCACCTCGCCTACGAGCTCTACCTCAGCAACGTCACCACCCAGACGGCCACGATCGAGAGCATCGACGTGCTCGACGGCAAGGGCCAGTCGCTCGAGCGACTCGACGGCGACGAGGTGGTGCCCTGGGTGCACGTGTCGGGCACGACCGAGCCGGGGCGGGTGATCGGCCCCGGTCAGGGTGCACTGGTGTGGCTCGACGTCACCGTCGACTCGATGGACGACGTACCCGCGAAGCTCGCCCACGACGTGACCTTCGGCTTCGACCCGGCCGCCCCGCCCGTCATCACCCCCGAGATGACGGAGCGGCTCGCGAGCACCGAGGTCGATCGCGAGGCGCCCGTCGTGATCGCGCCTCCCCTGCGCGGCGACGGCTGGCTGAACGGCAACAGCTGCTGCGCCGTCACACCGCACCGCGGGGCGGTCAACCCCATCGGCGGCTCGTACCACGCCCCCGAGCGCTACGCGATCGACTACGTGCAGCTCGACTCCGAGGGTTCCTTCGTCACCGGACCGGTCGACGAGCTCTCGAGCTACCCCTACTTCGGCGCCGACATCCTCGCTGTCGGCGACGGGCCCATCGTCTCGATGCGCTTCGACCTGCCCGAGCAGAAGCCGGGCGCCAACCCCACCGGTCTCACGGTCGACGAGTACGGCGGAAACCACGTCGTGCAGCAGCTCGGCGACGGCGTGTACGCGTTCTACGCCCACCTCCAGCCGGGCAACCCCGCCGGGGTCGAGGTGGGCCAGCGGCTCTCGACCGGCGACATCATCGGACTCCTCGGCAACACGGGCAACACCGACTCGCCGCACCTGCACTTCCACCTCATGGATTCGCCGAGCCCGCTCGGCTCGAACGGCGTGCCCTTCGTCTTCGACGACTTCAGGCTCGCCGGGGAGATCACGGCCGACGACCTGTTCGCCAACCTCTCGGCGGGGGGCCCGTTCCAGCTCGCCACCGGCGACCGCGGTGAGCGGCACGACCTGTACCCGCTCTGGCTGACGGTCACCGACTACGCGGGTGAGTGA
- a CDS encoding Fur family transcriptional regulator encodes MGFVSAQALHSSLKNTGSQIGLATVYRALADLAQEGEADSLQSPEGESLYRACSLAHHHHLICRSCGLTVEIEADEVEAWAQKTAALHGFTRPEHVVDIFGYCNACVPTTAP; translated from the coding sequence ATGGGCTTCGTCAGCGCGCAGGCACTGCACTCCTCGCTGAAGAACACCGGGTCGCAGATCGGGCTGGCGACGGTGTACCGGGCGCTCGCCGACCTCGCCCAGGAGGGTGAGGCCGACTCGCTCCAGTCGCCCGAGGGCGAGTCGCTCTACCGCGCCTGCTCGCTGGCCCACCACCACCACCTCATCTGCCGCAGCTGCGGACTCACCGTCGAGATCGAGGCCGACGAGGTGGAAGCCTGGGCCCAGAAGACAGCGGCCCTCCACGGCTTCACCCGCCCCGAACACGTCGTCGACATCTTCGGCTACTGCAACGCCTGCGTTCCGACGACCGCCCCCTGA